The DNA window AGTTCTTTATTGTGTCATCTGTAAAGGTAGCTTAGGGAGTAGTTAAACTACTCCCTTTTTTCATATCCTAGTTCTCTTAATTTATCTATAATCTCTTTATCAGTTAAAAATTCCAAATTTAAAAGTTCTTCATAAGGATTACCATTTAAGTTTAAAAGTTTAGCAAAAGCTGGCTCTGTTTTTACTCCATCTCTTTTTAAAGCTATTATCATCTTCTTAAATTTTAAACTAGCATAATTTAAAAATCTATCCTCTATAATCATATGTCTATATCCATTTGTTTCAATAGAAAGAAGTTTTGAAGCATATATTTCTATCT is part of the Cetobacterium somerae ATCC BAA-474 genome and encodes:
- a CDS encoding DUF4269 domain-containing protein, with translation IVCQINLENKENFKDIIVKYFSQLKKFKITDKFLSDGIILINFFIDNIEIEIYASKLLSIETNGYRHMIIEDRFLNYASLKFKKMIIALKRDGVKTEPAFAKLLNLNGNPYEELLNLEFLTDKEIIDKLRELGYEKRE